From Coriobacteriia bacterium, a single genomic window includes:
- the ileS gene encoding isoleucine--tRNA ligase, which yields MADYKSTMNLPQTEFPMRASLSQREPLWLEKWDRIDVHARALQNRAGATPFVLHDGPPYANGHIHMGTAYNKVLKDIVVKYKTMRGFYSPYVPGWDCHGQPIEHQVEKELGPEAMKLISQADLRAKCREWAMRFVGVQRDEFKRLGVLGDWDDPYLTLNPAYEAGNVRIFKKMYLDGAVYKGAKPIHWCIRCHTALAEAEIEYSDETSNSIYVAFRFTGETPWDGFGAASMLIWTTTPWTLPANVAVTLAESADYVGVRLADGRVMVLAEELVSAVAEVAGWEAHEVVGPRVKGAELAGLKYAQPIHDDVHGVIITGSHVELSTGTGAVHTAPGHGEDDYLVGQKFGLPMPMPVLDDGTFDAGGGPFAGLDVRSANPKIIEWLGERGTLVAATKISHSYPHCWRCKQPVIFRATEQWFVSMDRTGLRDTAMKAIGEVEWIPAWSVNRISAMVGDRPDWCISRQRAWGVPIPVHKCLKCSETIATEATLDAVIDLFETKGADAWFTLQPREYLPADTACSRCGAGVDDIAAEDDIVDVWWESGVSHTSVLETRPELHRPAEMYLEGSDQHRGWFQSALLTSSGAYGHAPFERVLTHGFIVDGDGRKMSKSLGNVVSPLDVIAKSGADIVRLWVASADYGQDVSVSSEILDRTSESYRRIRNTFRFLLSNLYDYDPATEVAWADMPELDRFALVELSDLLERVTTVYDEWRFYQVMRAISDYTGDLSSIYLDVLKDRLYADAAESTSRRSAQTVLARILDVLVRVLAPVLAFTCEEVWELMPASLRDADSVHLADWPSMEVPVSDAAALRREYAVVLQAREAVTKALEDARNDKRIGKSQEATILLTAPVEMAEVLRACADGLLAEHFIVSEVSIETGEELAVTVESASGEKCPRCWNYRELGTDRAHPDVCVRCAAVLSERL from the coding sequence GTGGCTGACTACAAGAGCACGATGAACCTGCCGCAGACTGAGTTCCCCATGCGGGCGTCGCTGTCGCAGCGCGAGCCTTTGTGGCTGGAGAAATGGGATCGGATCGACGTGCACGCACGTGCGCTTCAGAACCGGGCGGGGGCGACGCCGTTCGTGCTGCACGACGGACCGCCGTACGCGAACGGCCACATCCACATGGGAACCGCGTACAACAAGGTCCTGAAGGACATCGTGGTCAAGTACAAGACCATGCGCGGCTTCTACTCGCCGTACGTACCGGGCTGGGACTGCCACGGGCAGCCCATCGAGCATCAGGTCGAGAAAGAGCTCGGACCTGAGGCCATGAAGTTGATCAGCCAGGCGGATCTGCGGGCGAAGTGCCGCGAGTGGGCGATGCGTTTCGTCGGGGTCCAGCGTGATGAGTTCAAGCGGCTCGGGGTGCTCGGTGATTGGGACGACCCATACCTGACGCTGAATCCGGCCTACGAGGCGGGTAACGTACGAATCTTCAAGAAGATGTATCTGGATGGCGCTGTCTACAAGGGCGCGAAGCCCATCCACTGGTGCATCCGTTGCCACACTGCGCTCGCCGAGGCAGAGATCGAGTACTCGGATGAGACATCGAACTCCATCTACGTAGCGTTTCGCTTCACGGGCGAGACTCCGTGGGACGGGTTCGGAGCGGCGTCGATGCTGATCTGGACGACGACCCCGTGGACCTTGCCCGCGAACGTCGCGGTCACCCTCGCGGAGTCTGCCGATTACGTGGGCGTCCGGCTGGCTGACGGGCGCGTCATGGTGCTTGCTGAGGAACTCGTGTCAGCGGTCGCCGAGGTGGCCGGCTGGGAAGCTCATGAGGTCGTCGGTCCGCGCGTCAAGGGCGCCGAACTCGCCGGGCTGAAGTACGCCCAGCCCATCCACGATGACGTGCACGGCGTCATCATCACCGGCAGCCACGTCGAGCTCTCGACGGGTACCGGCGCTGTTCACACCGCGCCCGGGCACGGCGAGGACGACTACCTCGTGGGCCAGAAGTTCGGTCTGCCGATGCCGATGCCGGTTCTCGATGACGGCACCTTCGACGCGGGCGGTGGGCCGTTCGCCGGCCTGGATGTTCGCTCCGCCAACCCGAAGATCATCGAGTGGCTGGGCGAGCGCGGCACGCTTGTCGCCGCCACCAAGATCAGCCACAGCTACCCCCATTGCTGGCGCTGCAAGCAGCCGGTCATCTTCCGTGCGACGGAGCAGTGGTTCGTGTCCATGGATCGCACGGGACTGCGTGACACTGCGATGAAGGCCATCGGCGAGGTGGAGTGGATCCCCGCCTGGAGCGTCAACCGAATCTCGGCGATGGTGGGCGATCGTCCTGACTGGTGCATCAGCCGCCAGCGCGCCTGGGGCGTGCCCATCCCGGTCCACAAGTGCCTGAAGTGCTCCGAGACCATCGCCACGGAAGCCACGCTCGATGCCGTCATCGACCTGTTCGAGACCAAGGGCGCCGACGCGTGGTTCACCCTGCAGCCACGCGAGTATCTTCCCGCTGACACGGCCTGCTCGCGCTGCGGTGCCGGTGTCGACGATATCGCGGCTGAGGACGACATCGTCGACGTGTGGTGGGAGAGCGGCGTCTCGCACACGAGCGTCCTCGAGACCCGTCCCGAGCTGCACCGTCCGGCAGAGATGTACCTCGAAGGTTCGGACCAGCACCGTGGGTGGTTCCAGTCGGCGCTGCTCACGAGTTCGGGCGCGTACGGCCATGCACCGTTCGAGCGGGTCCTCACGCACGGGTTCATCGTCGACGGCGACGGTCGCAAGATGTCAAAATCCCTCGGCAACGTCGTATCGCCCCTCGACGTCATCGCCAAATCGGGTGCAGACATCGTGCGCCTGTGGGTAGCCAGCGCCGACTACGGCCAGGACGTCAGCGTGTCCTCCGAGATCCTCGACCGCACATCGGAGAGCTATCGCCGCATTCGCAACACGTTTCGCTTCCTGCTCTCTAACCTCTACGACTACGATCCTGCGACCGAGGTCGCGTGGGCCGACATGCCTGAGCTGGATCGCTTCGCGCTGGTCGAACTCTCAGACCTGCTTGAGCGGGTCACGACAGTCTATGACGAGTGGCGGTTCTATCAGGTGATGCGCGCGATCTCGGACTATACCGGTGATCTGTCGAGCATCTATCTCGATGTCCTCAAGGATCGGCTGTATGCCGATGCCGCCGAATCAACCTCGCGCAGGAGCGCCCAGACGGTCCTCGCGCGGATTCTTGACGTGCTGGTCCGTGTGCTCGCACCGGTTCTCGCGTTCACCTGTGAAGAGGTGTGGGAGCTGATGCCCGCGTCCCTGCGCGATGCCGACAGCGTCCACCTGGCTGATTGGCCCTCGATGGAGGTTCCCGTCTCAGACGCGGCCGCCCTACGTCGGGAGTACGCCGTGGTGCTGCAGGCGCGCGAGGCGGTCACCAAAGCCCTTGAGGATGCCCGCAACGACAAGAGGATCGGGAAGAGCCAGGAGGCGACGATTCTGCTCACGGCTCCGGTCGAGATGGCAGAGGTGCTGCGCGCGTGCGCCGACGGTCTTCTCGCCGAGCACTTCATCGTCTCCGAGGTGAGTATCGAGACCGGCGAGGAGCTGGCGGTCACGGTCGAATCCGCCTCGGGCGAGAAGTGCCCACGCTGCTGGAACTACCGTGAGCTGGGCACGGATCGCGCACATCCGGACGTGTGCGTG
- a CDS encoding DUF167 domain-containing protein, producing MVRLRVHATPKSLRDEVCGWRGDELMVRVTAPPEGGKANFAVCKVVAAALGVAKSSVSVVRGETSRHKTLEVEGAGDAEVERVFGGPGAPLR from the coding sequence ATGGTGCGGCTGCGTGTTCACGCGACCCCCAAATCGCTGCGTGACGAGGTGTGCGGCTGGCGGGGCGACGAGCTGATGGTCCGCGTCACAGCGCCGCCCGAAGGGGGCAAGGCGAACTTCGCGGTGTGCAAGGTGGTCGCTGCGGCGCTCGGGGTGGCGAAAAGCTCGGTGAGCGTGGTGCGCGGAGAGACATCGCGGCACAAGACGCTCGAGGTCGAGGGAGCTGGCGATGCGGAAGTCGAGCGAGTGTTCGGGGGGCCGGGCGCTCCGTTACGGTGA